In Nostoc sp. CENA543, a genomic segment contains:
- a CDS encoding type I-B CRISPR-associated protein Cas7/Cst2/DevR — MTKNQTKLNLFATVLTYPAPAGNYRGESEENRTVLQKIVKQGQKYAVISPESIRNAIRESLILLNQPNNRTRLHNEDQLAVEFKEYPNPAKYADDFLFGYMVAQTNDVKKMREQSLPPKRDSIFRCNMAVALSPYKYDAVFHQSPLNAGKSPWKNASTSALLHREVTHTAFQYPFALSQGDCLEKPDWVRALLQAIAQLNGVAGGHARAYYEFAPCSVVARLTPKLVAGYKTYGFEEDGSFPELNRLCQRNSSDCDLPGDEFWIGGEMVRQMNEAEISRLTNAGVHLFKNPEQLFDQLANEFLGG; from the coding sequence ATGACTAAAAACCAAACTAAGCTCAATCTTTTCGCTACTGTTCTTACCTATCCTGCTCCTGCTGGTAATTATCGTGGTGAATCTGAAGAAAATAGAACAGTTTTACAAAAAATTGTTAAACAAGGTCAAAAATATGCGGTGATTAGCCCAGAATCCATACGCAATGCAATCAGAGAAAGTCTAATCTTACTAAATCAACCGAATAATCGTACTCGTTTACACAATGAAGATCAGTTAGCAGTTGAGTTTAAAGAATACCCTAATCCCGCCAAATATGCTGATGACTTTTTATTCGGTTACATGGTAGCACAAACGAATGATGTTAAAAAGATGAGGGAACAATCTTTACCACCTAAACGAGATAGTATTTTTCGTTGTAATATGGCAGTTGCTTTAAGTCCTTACAAATATGATGCTGTTTTTCATCAATCACCTTTGAATGCTGGTAAAAGTCCTTGGAAAAATGCCTCTACTTCTGCTTTACTGCATAGAGAAGTAACACATACAGCATTTCAATATCCTTTTGCTTTATCTCAAGGAGATTGTTTAGAAAAGCCAGATTGGGTAAGAGCTTTATTACAAGCGATCGCACAACTTAATGGTGTAGCTGGAGGACACGCTAGAGCGTATTATGAATTTGCACCTTGTTCTGTAGTTGCACGTTTAACTCCTAAATTAGTAGCAGGTTATAAAACCTATGGATTTGAAGAGGATGGTAGCTTTCCTGAATTAAATCGGTTATGTCAACGAAATTCTTCAGATTGCGATTTACCAGGAGATGAATTTTGGATTGGTGGTGAAATGGTGCGTCAGATGAATGAAGCTGAAATTTCTCGATTAACTAATGCGGGTGTTCACTTATTCAAAAATCCTGAACAATTATTTGATCAATTAGCAAATGAATTTTTAGGGGGGTAA
- the cas5 gene encoding type I-MYXAN CRISPR-associated protein Cas5/Cmx5/DevS: protein MLVFLLLEAPFASFRPFQSGSYRSTTPVPSPSTIYGILLNLAGIEQRTETDKPITLIRDDLPDIEIAIGVPHYPEKPKSEIAVLSQQLHNYPVGASGKELAKKTYGNKYWIAPVRREVIVNLKLIVGVKSDKSLCDRIVQGLNGELNEPRYGLPFAGDNNFFFDNIQVLEKLPCTRWYCPLEDNTRPNRGICRLTTWINRADNTKTQIRVFYPSDNFVLEPPESAWSKLPH, encoded by the coding sequence ATGCTAGTGTTTCTGCTACTTGAAGCTCCTTTTGCCTCTTTTAGACCTTTTCAGTCTGGTTCATATCGTTCCACAACACCTGTACCATCTCCATCAACTATTTACGGTATTTTGCTAAATTTAGCAGGAATTGAACAAAGAACTGAAACTGATAAACCTATTACTTTAATTAGGGATGATTTACCGGACATAGAAATTGCTATTGGTGTTCCCCATTATCCCGAAAAACCTAAATCAGAAATTGCAGTTTTATCTCAACAACTTCATAATTATCCTGTCGGTGCATCAGGAAAAGAATTAGCAAAAAAAACCTATGGTAATAAATACTGGATTGCACCTGTGCGTAGAGAGGTGATTGTTAATCTAAAACTGATTGTAGGAGTAAAATCAGATAAATCTTTGTGCGATCGCATTGTTCAAGGACTGAATGGAGAACTCAATGAACCACGTTATGGACTTCCCTTTGCTGGGGATAATAACTTTTTCTTTGATAATATTCAAGTCCTAGAAAAACTTCCTTGTACAAGATGGTATTGTCCTTTAGAAGATAATACTCGTCCCAATAGAGGAATTTGCAGACTTACAACTTGGATTAATCGGGCAGATAACACAAAAACTCAAATTCGAGTCTTTTATCCATCAGATAATTTTGTACTTGAACCACCGGAATCTGCTTGGTCAAAGTTACCACATTAA
- a CDS encoding recombinase family protein, translating into MAIYAYLRVSSDKQDVHNQRHGILEYANIHALSPIQFVEDTISGREKWLERGVGQLLNQTAQAKDIVIFSEVSRMARSTLQVLEMLECCVRRGINVHIAKQGMVLDDSMQSRITATVLGLAAEIERELIVLRTTEALAKRKAEGKTLGRPKGRQSAHLKLDTREAEIRSYLAKGISKRSIAKLVDCSPSTLYDWLSRKHLHPRHDKLVEKS; encoded by the coding sequence ATGGCTATTTATGCTTATCTGAGGGTCTCCAGCGACAAACAAGACGTACACAACCAACGACATGGCATTTTAGAATATGCCAACATCCACGCTTTGAGTCCCATCCAGTTTGTAGAGGACACAATTTCTGGGCGGGAGAAATGGTTAGAGCGAGGTGTAGGACAACTACTGAATCAAACAGCACAAGCAAAAGATATAGTCATTTTTTCAGAAGTTAGTCGGATGGCACGCTCCACCTTACAAGTATTAGAAATGCTGGAGTGTTGCGTGCGTCGAGGAATCAACGTCCATATCGCCAAACAAGGTATGGTACTGGATGACTCAATGCAAAGCCGAATTACAGCAACAGTTTTAGGCTTGGCAGCAGAAATCGAACGGGAATTGATTGTACTCAGAACAACCGAAGCACTAGCCAAACGAAAAGCTGAAGGAAAAACATTAGGACGACCCAAAGGACGACAATCTGCACATTTGAAACTGGACACAAGGGAAGCAGAAATTCGCAGTTATTTAGCCAAAGGAATCAGTAAACGCTCAATTGCCAAACTGGTCGATTGTTCACCTTCCACCCTCTACGATTGGTTGTCACGTAAACACCTCCACCCACGCCACGATAAATTGGTGGAGAAATCATAG
- a CDS encoding type I-MYXAN CRISPR-associated endonuclease Cas4/Cas1 — protein MQAIDLELASLIKPVSDTVRVSALHALAYCPRLFYLEEVEELYTQDAAVFAGRRLHAEIEKQEDEEWEELFLESEELGLRGRLDALRTRDGQTIPYEHKRGRAHRDENKQPQAWESDRLQILAYAFLLESALGITVKEGRIRYHADNVLIHVPLDDSGRAAVREAIEQARILRQSTHRPPVTDNERLCARCSLAPVCLPEEARLAHNKEWQPIRLFPEDDERQVIHILEPGTSVGRTGEQIKIARRNQPVEKVPARQVGQLVLHSFSQISTQALHFCADQGIGVHFISGGGRYLGSFDSRQGSIQRRIRQYAALSSPDTCLELARKLVVCRGQGQRKFLMRGTRGKAGGEEALRKVITQMKAVLKQVPQAKSLESLLGLEGNLAALYFGALPCLISKEVATELHFNGRNRRPPLDRFNAMLGFGYALLLKDVMNAILTVGLEPALGFYHQPRSQASPLALDLLEIFRVPLVDMTVMASVNRGQWDTKADFEIRGEQVWLSETGRRKFVEVYERRKQESWKHPVTGYSLTYRRLFELEVRLLEKEWMGEAGLFGQLILR, from the coding sequence ATGCAAGCTATTGATCTAGAATTAGCATCTCTGATAAAACCAGTTTCAGATACTGTGCGCGTTTCTGCCCTTCATGCCCTAGCTTACTGTCCGCGTTTGTTTTACTTAGAAGAAGTCGAGGAACTTTACACCCAAGACGCAGCAGTATTTGCAGGACGCAGACTGCACGCTGAAATTGAAAAGCAAGAAGATGAGGAGTGGGAAGAACTTTTTCTCGAAAGCGAGGAACTAGGATTACGCGGTCGCCTTGATGCCCTTCGGACCCGCGACGGTCAGACAATTCCCTACGAACACAAACGCGGTCGCGCTCACCGAGATGAGAATAAACAACCTCAAGCCTGGGAGAGCGATCGCCTACAAATTTTGGCTTATGCTTTCCTCTTAGAATCAGCCTTGGGAATTACAGTTAAAGAAGGTCGCATTCGCTACCATGCTGATAATGTACTGATTCATGTACCATTAGATGATTCAGGACGAGCAGCAGTTAGAGAAGCAATTGAGCAAGCACGCATCCTCAGACAATCAACACACAGGCCACCAGTGACTGACAATGAACGATTATGCGCTCGTTGTTCTTTAGCTCCAGTCTGTTTACCAGAAGAAGCGCGACTTGCTCATAATAAGGAGTGGCAACCAATTCGCCTGTTTCCTGAAGATGATGAACGGCAAGTGATTCATATTTTAGAACCTGGAACATCAGTTGGTAGAACTGGAGAACAAATCAAAATTGCGCGCCGTAATCAACCTGTAGAGAAAGTTCCTGCTCGTCAGGTTGGGCAGCTAGTTTTGCACAGCTTTTCGCAAATCTCCACTCAAGCACTGCACTTTTGTGCTGACCAGGGTATAGGTGTGCATTTTATTTCAGGAGGTGGACGCTACCTTGGTAGTTTTGACAGCCGACAAGGTAGTATTCAACGCCGTATTCGTCAGTATGCGGCTCTTAGCTCACCTGATACCTGCCTAGAGTTAGCACGTAAACTGGTAGTTTGCCGTGGTCAGGGACAACGCAAATTCTTGATGCGAGGGACTAGGGGAAAAGCGGGGGGAGAGGAAGCTTTGCGTAAAGTGATCACCCAAATGAAAGCTGTACTCAAGCAAGTTCCCCAAGCAAAATCTTTAGAATCCTTATTAGGACTGGAAGGGAATCTTGCTGCCTTGTATTTTGGTGCGCTGCCGTGTTTGATTTCCAAAGAAGTCGCAACTGAATTGCACTTTAATGGTAGAAATCGCCGTCCGCCACTAGACCGATTCAATGCGATGCTGGGTTTTGGTTATGCCTTACTACTCAAAGATGTCATGAACGCCATCTTAACTGTTGGCTTAGAACCAGCCTTGGGTTTTTACCATCAGCCGCGATCGCAAGCTTCACCTCTAGCATTAGATTTGCTGGAAATATTTCGAGTGCCTTTGGTAGACATGACCGTGATGGCTTCAGTTAATCGGGGTCAATGGGATACCAAAGCAGATTTTGAAATTCGGGGAGAGCAGGTATGGTTGAGCGAAACTGGTCGTCGCAAATTCGTTGAGGTGTACGAGCGTCGCAAACAAGAAAGTTGGAAACATCCAGTCACTGGTTATTCCCTTACCTATCGACGTTTGTTTGAGTTGGAGGTTCGGCTACTAGAAAAAGAATGGATGGGTGAAGCTGGTTTGTTTGGTCAACTGATACTGCGATGA
- the cmx8 gene encoding type I-MYXAN CRISPR-associated protein Cmx8: MNIKLSYTLAELPSAQHRAGLAGLVLMVREVHHQELLDNYQDAILEFLSAPDEYGITLEFNLEGLKTLFDLTYQAFNEPRKTTTKISQYDRIEEEKIIEKGKEKIKQWYHYSVVVPQGAFLPYWDNSSNDENNGFWIKLWRNMMWDIVRDKDASRTPFKERVSEDHNYFQDTEKIWQSLQNPDKSSGQSGTYYLGATASTAENIPQKDIIKYQFLLHFAPFTFQVYCPSILDKEGKRDNSKKNYAVTIPDVANLKDFCDEFPNVLQQCRSNESVGYRPREALIDLPEEGALDILGLLRERIAQNTGSQTLEDLVLGVEVIHAEKAGNNVKFHSISYVEPIVGKVDRYKEIQNLYWCPWFRKQRLLNLVKSEYDSEGNLIEIPGWIGFDDLLSRIPRSWLEHPYFSHDARNLFIHEISNKGDKIMDKKNRPYQIIVRDICFFYVTNKLKNKYQIIKTDRDTYKKDSGESISKKEGDEKIEKIVNGAFLSVRSRSEKQDFIDYFVETLYPFVSKDEFAYFATQLYEATEEIRALTLLALSSQLPFKQTVEENTSETA; this comes from the coding sequence ATGAATATTAAACTATCCTATACACTAGCAGAATTGCCATCTGCTCAACATCGTGCAGGGTTAGCAGGTTTAGTTTTGATGGTTAGAGAAGTACATCATCAAGAGTTATTAGATAATTATCAAGATGCTATTCTTGAATTTTTATCTGCACCTGATGAGTATGGAATAACATTAGAATTTAACTTGGAAGGATTAAAAACTTTATTTGATTTAACCTATCAGGCATTTAATGAACCTCGCAAAACAACAACTAAAATTAGTCAGTATGATAGGATTGAAGAAGAAAAGATAATTGAAAAAGGAAAAGAAAAAATTAAACAATGGTATCATTATTCTGTAGTTGTTCCTCAAGGAGCATTTTTACCCTATTGGGATAATTCCAGTAATGATGAAAATAATGGTTTCTGGATTAAGTTGTGGCGAAATATGATGTGGGATATTGTGCGAGATAAAGACGCATCTCGTACTCCCTTTAAAGAAAGAGTTTCTGAAGATCATAACTATTTTCAAGATACAGAAAAAATTTGGCAATCATTACAAAATCCTGATAAAAGTTCAGGGCAATCAGGGACTTATTACTTAGGTGCAACTGCATCAACTGCCGAAAATATCCCACAAAAAGATATTATTAAATATCAGTTTTTACTACATTTCGCACCTTTTACTTTTCAAGTTTATTGTCCTTCGATTTTAGATAAAGAAGGTAAACGAGATAATAGTAAAAAAAACTATGCTGTAACTATTCCAGATGTAGCTAATTTAAAAGATTTTTGTGATGAATTTCCAAATGTTTTACAACAATGTAGAAGTAACGAATCTGTTGGTTATCGTCCCCGTGAAGCATTGATTGACCTTCCCGAAGAAGGAGCATTAGATATATTAGGATTATTGCGAGAAAGAATTGCTCAAAATACAGGTTCTCAAACTCTGGAAGATTTAGTATTAGGAGTAGAAGTAATTCATGCTGAAAAAGCAGGAAATAATGTTAAATTTCACTCCATTAGTTATGTTGAGCCTATTGTGGGGAAAGTTGACAGATATAAGGAAATACAAAATCTTTATTGGTGTCCTTGGTTTCGCAAACAAAGGTTATTAAATTTAGTCAAATCTGAGTATGATTCAGAAGGTAATTTAATTGAAATTCCTGGATGGATTGGTTTTGATGACCTTCTCAGTCGTATCCCTCGCAGTTGGTTAGAGCATCCTTATTTTAGTCATGATGCTCGCAACTTATTTATTCATGAAATTTCTAATAAAGGAGACAAAATAATGGATAAAAAAAATCGCCCTTACCAAATAATTGTTCGAGATATTTGTTTTTTTTACGTTACTAATAAACTGAAAAATAAGTATCAAATTATCAAGACAGATAGGGATACTTATAAAAAGGATTCAGGTGAATCTATTAGCAAAAAAGAAGGTGATGAAAAAATTGAAAAAATTGTCAACGGGGCTTTTCTCTCTGTACGTTCTCGATCAGAAAAGCAAGATTTTATTGATTATTTCGTAGAAACCTTATATCCCTTTGTTAGTAAAGATGAATTTGCTTACTTTGCAACTCAACTATATGAGGCTACTGAAGAAATTCGAGCTTTAACCTTATTGGCTCTTTCTAGTCAGCTTCCTTTTAAACAAACAGTAGAAGAAAATACTTCGGAAACTGCTTAA
- the cas2 gene encoding CRISPR-associated endonuclease Cas2, whose product MAEYKNCYLICYDIRDPKRWRKAYNLLQGYGERIQYSIFRSWLSMRSREKLRWELEKILAPEDSLLLIRLSHQCVASIPAYNRPGVWSSQEEAYRIV is encoded by the coding sequence ATGGCAGAATACAAAAATTGTTACCTCATTTGTTATGACATTCGTGATCCAAAACGCTGGCGTAAAGCCTACAACTTACTCCAAGGCTATGGAGAAAGAATACAATATTCTATTTTTCGGTCTTGGTTGAGTATGCGATCGCGGGAGAAATTGCGCTGGGAACTAGAAAAGATACTAGCTCCAGAAGATAGTTTGCTTCTGATTCGCTTGTCTCATCAGTGCGTTGCTAGCATACCAGCTTACAACCGTCCTGGTGTTTGGTCGTCTCAAGAGGAGGCATACCGAATTGTTTGA